GCAAAGTCCAAAATTAAAATGATAGAGGCTCGGTGGTGATTTTAATCAAAAGATAGCAAGAGTGTGGTGAGTATCAGTTGCAATTAATTGTGTGAGTCACAAGGCATAACTTAGCCAATCTATTCGCCAAACTCGTGTCAAACATTATTTCTATGCAATATATATTATCACTACACGcgcataatataaatatatattatatatataatttattataatgatTATTGTATAAATAAACATACAAAATAAATCACACTACCGTCATTATTATCGTACCTACAACAAGTGCAAATTGTATAATTTGTCAAAATTGTAATTTGAAAATACAGAATAGTGAATAATTCCACTTCCGAGTTTCTAAGCCACGTCCGgtgctaaaaaattatttcacgttCCCTCCAAGAGTTTGAACCGACGAATTCGATATATCGAAAGCGATCGAAGGAAGAACGACATCTCGCGAGGTAGAGCCTGAACGAAAATTTCAAACCTATTAAacggtttaaataaaatcatgaaTAATGCTCCCAATTACCCGTCCTGTATAAAAATTGTAAGTAATTTCACACGTAACAGGAGCTTTATACTTTAACTGTGCAAAAATGCAAATTACGAGAGAGGTTAATATTTCTTTCCAGCCATCCACAAATTCAAAACAAACCATGGCAAGCACAATGTTTCCCCAGAAGTTTGACATTAAGGAAGCACTATCATTGAATAGTGAGTTAATATCATTAGCGAATCGAATATTCGGAGAAGAAAAATGGAGCCACTCGATTACTAATCAAACAGTTGGTACATATTCTTATTTCCATTGATAGTGTTCGATTCGTTCGTTTCGAATGTTATTCTACACTCGCTTCTCATTAATGGAACTCACTTTAGATTTCGTCGAAGCTTTTATGGGCAAGTATGTTTGCGGGTGCACGACATTTGTTAAGATTCAATTGCAGGATGGGCCGTTTCACGAGGACATGGGATACTGTTATGCGGAAGGAGCTGTGAAAGGTTTATCGATACAGTACGCACGAGCTGTACGTTCAACATTTGTTACAGTTGAATATCTACATTAAAAGgatgatatttttataattgtgcGTAGGGTTCTCTCACAGAAGCCTTTAAAAAAGTTCTATCGTGTTTCGGCGAGACAATGCAAACAGAGGTGCAGAAGCTATGTCAGAAGTTACCTAATTCACGTGCGAATAATATCCAGAGAGAAGATTCGCAGTTCTTTCTATCTAATATCGAAGCTGATATACTTGAACCATGCGCACAATCGACcccatttgtaatttgtaaaaatGGGGAAAAGAAAGACGAACCAGGTCCTTGCAAAGTTTTGTTATCGATGAACTTTCGGCGGAGCAGTCGTTAACGTTAGGTACATTTCAGAGAATGTATGTTATCCAAAGAGTGCGCATAACGGAGGGGAACAACAATCAGCGCTGCGAGCAAAGTTAAAGTCATCTTCTGGAAAAGACCTTCCAACAGAGCAAAAAATGCATTGTATTCCATCCAAGAGTTCAAACGATACGAAAGCACAGTTGCAATCAAATGCTACAAATCCTCAGAAAGAACCGGAGAATGCTCGAAAGGGGCAAGACCAGAAGAAAGGTAAAGGAATTAAAGATGCATTAATATAGAAGCTAATGTTAAACTGGCTTTTAGCAGTGCCTGAAGAAGAATTTTTACGAATGGAGCGAAAACGGAAACAAATGGAGAAGCAAGCAGAGTACAAACGACTCATGATAGAGAAAGGGCAGCAAAAGTCTGTCGAGTGCAAAAAGCCATATCCCAAATATTAACGAAGCTGTGTGAAATATGTAATATAGGATTGATGATTGTGAagatattttaattgtaaaacATTACTTAA
This region of Andrena cerasifolii isolate SP2316 chromosome 4, iyAndCera1_principal, whole genome shotgun sequence genomic DNA includes:
- the LOC143367740 gene encoding uncharacterized protein LOC143367740 isoform X1: MNNAPNYPSCIKIPSTNSKQTMASTMFPQKFDIKEALSLNSELISLANRIFGEEKWSHSITNQTVDFVEAFMGKYVCGCTTFVKIQLQDGPFHEDMGYCYAEGAVKGLSIQYARAGSLTEAFKKVLSCFGETMQTEVQKLCQKLPNSRANNIQREDSQFFLSNIEADILEPCAQSTPFVICKNGEKKDEPENVCYPKSAHNGGEQQSALRAKLKSSSGKDLPTEQKMHCIPSKSSNDTKAQLQSNATNPQKEPENARKGQDQKKAVPEEEFLRMERKRKQMEKQAEYKRLMIEKGQQKSVECKKPYPKY
- the LOC143367740 gene encoding uncharacterized protein LOC143367740 isoform X2; this encodes MNNAPNYPSCIKIPSTNSKQTMASTMFPQKFDIKEALSLNSELISLANRIFGEEKWSHSITNQTVDFVEAFMGKYVCGCTTFVKIQLQDGPFHEDMGYCYAEGAVKGLSIQYARAGSLTEAFKKVLSCFGETMQTEVQKLCQKLPNSRANNIQREDSQFFLSNIEADILEPCAQSTPFVICKNGEKKDEPENVCYPKSAHNGGEQQSALRAKLKSSSGKDLPTEQKMHCIPSKSSNDTKAQLQSNATNPQKEPENARKGQDQKKVPEEEFLRMERKRKQMEKQAEYKRLMIEKGQQKSVECKKPYPKY
- the LOC143367740 gene encoding uncharacterized protein LOC143367740 isoform X3, which encodes MNNAPNYPSCIKIPSTNSKQTMASTMFPQKFDIKEALSLNSELISLANRIFGEEKWSHSITNQTVDFVEAFMGKYVCGCTTFVKIQLQDGPFHEDMGYCYAEGAVKEAFKKVLSCFGETMQTEVQKLCQKLPNSRANNIQREDSQFFLSNIEADILEPCAQSTPFVICKNGEKKDEPENVCYPKSAHNGGEQQSALRAKLKSSSGKDLPTEQKMHCIPSKSSNDTKAQLQSNATNPQKEPENARKGQDQKKAVPEEEFLRMERKRKQMEKQAEYKRLMIEKGQQKSVECKKPYPKY